A window of the Astyanax mexicanus isolate ESR-SI-001 chromosome 22, AstMex3_surface, whole genome shotgun sequence genome harbors these coding sequences:
- the gpsm1a gene encoding G-protein-signaling modulator 1, which yields MENRHGKHPPQPNGQPPEASSAAQSPERQSPLLTGATSLISLNQTEEFFDLIASSQSRRLDDQRASIGDRLGVTIAQNNVAHLCEACNPQEPSDEFFNMLIKYQSSRINDQRCSLPPAPDPDEDFFSLIQRVQAKRMDEQRVSFHPDEKDDTDSEPPKSKPSEEDSS from the exons ATGGAGAACCGGCACGGTAAGCACCCTCCGCAGCCCAACGGCCAGCCACCCGAGGCCTCGTCCGCGGCCCAGTCTCCCGAGCGCCAGTCTCCACTGCTCACCGGAGCCACCTCCCTCATCTCCCTCAACCAGACTGAGGAGTTCTTCGACCTGATAGCCAGCTCCCAGAGCCGCAGGCTGGACGATCAGAGGGCCAGTATAGGAGATCGACTGGGCGTTACGATAGCACAGAACAACGTCGCCCATCTCTGCGAAGCCTGTAACCCACAGGAGCCCAGCGATGAGTTCTTTAATATGCTGATAAAGTATCAG tCCTCTAGGATCAATGATCAAAGGTGCTCCCTGCCTCCAGCTCCTGATCCGGACGAAGACTTCTTCAGTCTCATTCAGAGAGTGCAGGCCAAACGTATGGATGAACAGCGGGTCTCCTTCCACCCTGACGAGAAGGATGACACGGACTCTGAGCCTCCCAAGTCCAAGCCTTCTGAAGAAGACTCCAGTTAG